One window of Camelina sativa cultivar DH55 chromosome 4, Cs, whole genome shotgun sequence genomic DNA carries:
- the LOC104783717 gene encoding ubiquitin-conjugating enzyme E2-17 kDa-like translates to MSQFSSTHLRHALKSLNKDHSTNVTAVIIDDSIFKLEATLIGQVNTPYEGGVFKMSIHFPCDYPNIPPKVCFKTKIFHPNISERGAIYLRVLKSTYWHSMPIIWLFKAIVEKLIEPELDDEDQVDKNLANLYKTDRAGFEEMAREMTNQYARRAN, encoded by the exons ATGTCACAATTTTCTTCAACCCATCTAAGGCATGCCTTGAAATCTTTGAACAAGGATCATTCGACAAACGTCACAGCAG TAATTATTGATGACAGCATTTTCAAGTTGGAGGCTACTTTAATCGGACAGGTGAACACCCCATATGAAGGGGGAGTGTTTAAAATGAGTATTCACTTTCCGTGTGATTACCCAAATATTCCCCCAAAG GtttgtttcaaaacaaaaattttccaCCCAAACATATCAGAAAGAGGTGCTATATACCTAAGAGTGTTGAAGTCCACATATTGGCATTCCATGCCGATTATTTGGCTTTTCAAGGCAATAGTGGAGAAATTGATTGAACCAGAGCTTGATGATGAGGACCAGGTCGATAAAAATCTTGCCAACCTCTACAAAACCGATAGGGCAGGGTTTGAAGAGATGGCAAGAGAGATGACAAACCAATACGCTAGGAGAGCAAACTAA